One Mucilaginibacter ginkgonis genomic region harbors:
- the treF gene encoding alpha,alpha-trehalase TreF produces MKKLLPLAFAFIFLTNVKAQVKTPAEVFPGLFAAVQMAHLYPDGKTFADAMPKRPAKEILADYNRLKNSPGFNLKQFADQNFEIPLSVTSGFVSDISAGVRKHIDTLWNVLQRKADKDKEGSRINLPYRYIVPGGRFRESYYWDTYFTMQGLEESGRWDVIENMVKNFAYVIDTYGHIPNGMRTYYISRSQPPFFALMVELLAKHKGNKTITKYLPELLKEYKYWMDGVGGVKVNSALRHVVKMPDGSILNRYCDASRTPREESYREDILAAQQSKQKAADYYQNARSAAESGWDFCSRWFVDGKHLTTIQTTKLVPVDLNCLLYHLEQVLARSYSLRGDAITGKIYLARADARRKSLMKFCWNEAEGIYQDYNWTTHKKSPWLTIATTSPLFFNVATPHQADKIAVAVENKLLQPGGIACTMFNTGEQWDRPNGWAPLEFMAIMGLRAYGKDKLAEVAALRWIKLNKSAFESTGKLLEKYNIENVDVSVGGGGEYPLQDGFGWTNGVLLKLMNIYKQ; encoded by the coding sequence ATGAAAAAATTATTACCACTTGCCTTTGCCTTTATATTTTTAACTAATGTTAAAGCCCAGGTTAAGACGCCTGCGGAGGTTTTCCCGGGTTTGTTTGCCGCCGTGCAAATGGCACACCTGTATCCTGATGGTAAAACATTTGCCGATGCAATGCCTAAACGACCTGCCAAAGAAATACTGGCCGACTATAACCGTTTGAAAAATTCGCCCGGTTTCAACTTAAAACAATTTGCCGACCAGAATTTCGAAATACCTCTATCAGTAACCTCGGGCTTTGTGAGCGACATTTCTGCTGGGGTTAGAAAACACATTGACACCCTGTGGAACGTATTGCAACGCAAAGCGGATAAAGACAAAGAAGGGTCGCGCATTAATTTGCCCTACCGTTACATTGTTCCCGGGGGGCGTTTCCGCGAATCTTACTACTGGGATACCTATTTTACCATGCAGGGCCTTGAGGAAAGCGGCCGCTGGGATGTGATAGAGAACATGGTGAAGAACTTTGCCTATGTGATAGACACTTACGGCCATATCCCCAATGGTATGCGCACGTATTACATCAGCCGTTCACAGCCGCCGTTCTTTGCATTGATGGTAGAATTACTGGCCAAGCACAAGGGCAACAAAACCATCACGAAGTATCTGCCGGAACTATTAAAGGAATACAAATACTGGATGGATGGCGTTGGCGGGGTTAAAGTAAATAGCGCGCTGAGGCATGTGGTTAAAATGCCCGATGGCTCTATCCTGAACCGTTATTGTGACGCAAGCCGCACGCCAAGGGAAGAATCATACCGCGAAGATATACTGGCTGCACAACAAAGCAAGCAAAAGGCTGCCGATTATTACCAGAATGCACGTTCGGCGGCAGAATCGGGGTGGGATTTTTGCAGCCGATGGTTTGTTGACGGCAAGCACCTTACTACTATACAAACTACTAAACTGGTACCTGTTGATTTAAACTGTTTACTATATCATTTAGAACAGGTACTGGCACGCTCATATTCGCTTCGCGGAGATGCAATCACCGGCAAGATCTATCTGGCAAGGGCAGACGCGCGTAGGAAGAGCCTGATGAAATTCTGCTGGAACGAAGCCGAAGGCATTTATCAGGATTATAACTGGACAACGCACAAGAAATCGCCATGGTTAACCATCGCCACAACATCACCGCTGTTTTTCAACGTGGCAACGCCCCACCAGGCAGACAAAATAGCCGTTGCTGTAGAAAACAAACTGCTGCAGCCGGGCGGCATAGCTTGTACCATGTTTAATACCGGTGAGCAATGGGACAGGCCGAACGGCTGGGCACCACTGGAGTTTATGGCCATAATGGGGCTGCGCGCTTATGGAAAAGACAAATTAGCAGAAGTTGCCGCCCTGCGCTGGATCAAGCTTAACAAGTCGGCATTTGAGAGTACAGGTAAGCTGCTGGAAAAATATAACATCGAAAACGTTGACGTATCAGTAGGCGGCGGGGGTGAATACCCTTTGCAAGACGGTTTCGGCTGGACCAATGGTGTGCTGCTAAAACTGATGAATATTTATAAGCAGTAG
- a CDS encoding MBL fold metallo-hydrolase — MAAVFALKEGSYSVDSTKKFIPFDPEKDDFKSRPGSIFIHVNPFLIKTEKDLILLDSGLGYAAEDGELFLYKHIRNAGFDPEDVTLVLMSHLHYDHSGGLVKEKNGRLEPAFPQAQHVIQRGEWETAFSGKSSSYHTNIFDALQRSADLHFVEGDGELKPGITYQLSGGHCPYHQVFLIEEGDTKFFFGGDELPEPEQLIRKFIAKYDYNGRKAMELREIYGHEAAEDNRTCLFYHAKRMPVGKVQMQGDAFTVVPA, encoded by the coding sequence ATGGCGGCGGTTTTTGCTCTCAAAGAAGGTTCATACTCTGTAGACTCGACTAAGAAATTTATCCCTTTCGACCCCGAGAAAGACGATTTTAAATCCCGCCCGGGTTCAATCTTCATACATGTAAACCCCTTTCTTATCAAAACAGAAAAAGACCTTATTCTTTTGGATAGCGGCTTAGGTTATGCGGCCGAAGATGGCGAACTCTTTTTATATAAGCACATCCGCAACGCAGGGTTCGATCCGGAAGATGTTACACTCGTATTGATGTCGCATCTGCATTATGATCATTCGGGCGGATTAGTTAAAGAAAAAAACGGCAGGCTGGAACCCGCATTTCCGCAGGCTCAGCATGTGATACAACGGGGCGAATGGGAAACTGCATTTTCAGGCAAGTCATCGTCATACCACACAAATATATTTGATGCCTTGCAGCGTTCTGCAGATTTGCATTTTGTTGAAGGCGACGGGGAACTGAAGCCGGGTATCACTTATCAACTATCAGGCGGACACTGCCCTTATCACCAGGTGTTTTTGATTGAGGAAGGTGATACAAAATTTTTCTTTGGCGGAGACGAACTGCCTGAGCCCGAACAACTGATCAGGAAGTTTATTGCCAAGTATGATTACAATGGACGCAAGGCTATGGAATTGCGCGAAATTTACGGACATGAGGCTGCAGAGGATAACCGTACCTGCTTATTTTACCATGCTAAACGTATGCCTGTCGGCAAAGTACAAATGCAAGGCGATGCCTTTACAGTTGTACCAGCTTAA
- the recJ gene encoding single-stranded-DNA-specific exonuclease RecJ gives MQKRWARLKMPDDDVIQQLAEALSIDPVLAALLLQREIKSFEEAKHFFRPDIRHLHDPFLMQDMEKAIERIETALEKEEKILIYGDYDVDGTTAVALVYSFFSKRTTNISYYIPDRYKEGYGISTQGIDYAAENSYSLIIALDCGIKSVDKIDYANSLGIDFIICDHHLPGGDLPKAIGVLDPKRADCEYPYKELSGCGIGFKLVQAYAEKNGIPFESIACYMDLVAVSIACDIVHITGENRTLAYFGLQKLNSEPCTGIKTLMEIAGKKERVNISDVVFSIGPRINAAGRIADAKHAVALLISDDVLNAGDIGALINGHNAERKGHDQTITDEALSMIKSDAALVAKKSTVVFNERWHKGVIGIVASRLTEKYYRPTIVLTRSNGHVAGSARSVYGFDLYEALSNCSDLLTQYGGHMYAAGLTMPPENVLAFIDRFEEVVGATITDEQLIPEIKIDAEIKLSQINSKFYRVLSQFGPFGPANMTPVFLSKGVRICGQPLLVGSEHLKMFVQQDGSAMFECIAFGQHSWIRDLKQDRPFDICYCIEENVWRDKRTLQLNIKGIRQAAQQ, from the coding sequence ATACAAAAACGATGGGCGCGGCTTAAAATGCCCGATGACGACGTGATACAGCAACTGGCTGAAGCACTAAGCATCGATCCCGTTTTAGCAGCCCTGCTTTTACAGCGCGAGATCAAGTCTTTCGAGGAAGCAAAGCATTTTTTCCGGCCGGATATCCGCCACCTGCACGATCCTTTTTTAATGCAGGATATGGAAAAGGCAATCGAGAGGATTGAAACTGCCTTGGAAAAAGAAGAAAAAATTCTGATCTATGGTGACTACGATGTGGACGGGACCACTGCCGTAGCCTTGGTTTACAGTTTCTTCTCAAAGCGTACTACCAACATTAGCTATTACATTCCCGACAGGTATAAAGAGGGCTATGGCATTTCTACTCAAGGAATAGACTATGCTGCGGAAAACAGCTATTCGCTGATCATTGCTTTAGACTGCGGTATAAAATCGGTAGATAAGATAGATTATGCCAACAGTTTAGGGATAGATTTTATTATTTGCGACCACCATCTTCCGGGAGGTGATCTGCCGAAGGCGATAGGCGTTTTAGACCCAAAGCGCGCGGATTGTGAATATCCTTACAAAGAGCTTTCGGGTTGTGGCATTGGCTTTAAACTGGTGCAGGCTTATGCCGAAAAGAATGGGATCCCGTTTGAAAGCATTGCCTGCTATATGGACCTTGTAGCCGTGAGCATTGCTTGCGATATTGTACACATTACCGGCGAGAACCGCACGCTGGCTTACTTTGGCCTCCAAAAGTTAAATAGCGAGCCCTGCACGGGTATAAAGACCTTGATGGAGATTGCAGGTAAGAAAGAACGCGTAAATATATCCGACGTGGTATTCAGCATCGGCCCGCGAATTAACGCGGCAGGCCGTATAGCCGACGCCAAACATGCGGTAGCCCTGCTGATATCCGATGATGTGCTTAACGCCGGCGACATCGGCGCGTTGATCAATGGCCACAATGCCGAACGTAAAGGCCATGACCAGACCATTACAGACGAGGCTTTAAGTATGATTAAAAGCGATGCGGCGCTTGTTGCCAAAAAATCTACCGTAGTATTTAATGAGCGCTGGCATAAAGGTGTGATAGGTATTGTGGCTTCGCGGCTAACCGAAAAATATTACCGCCCGACAATTGTATTAACGCGTTCTAACGGGCATGTGGCCGGCTCCGCGCGTTCTGTTTACGGATTTGATCTATATGAAGCGCTTAGTAATTGCAGCGACTTGCTTACGCAATATGGCGGCCACATGTATGCGGCAGGATTAACCATGCCGCCCGAAAATGTTCTAGCCTTTATAGACCGTTTTGAAGAGGTTGTTGGCGCAACGATAACTGATGAACAGTTGATTCCCGAGATAAAGATCGATGCCGAAATCAAACTGTCGCAAATAAACTCAAAATTTTATAGGGTTTTAAGCCAGTTCGGTCCGTTTGGCCCCGCTAATATGACGCCTGTGTTCTTGTCGAAAGGGGTAAGAATATGCGGACAGCCGTTATTGGTTGGCAGCGAACACTTAAAAATGTTCGTTCAGCAGGATGGTTCGGCAATGTTTGAGTGTATCGCGTTCGGGCAACACTCATGGATTCGCGATTTAAAACAAGACCGGCCATTTGACATTTGTTATTGTATTGAAGAAAATGTTTGGCGCGATAAGCGTACTTTGCAACTCAATATTAAAGGAATAAGACAAGCTGCGCAGCAGTAA
- the lptB gene encoding LPS export ABC transporter ATP-binding protein yields MILRAEHLLKKYKQRTVVNDVSFDVAQGEIVGLLGPNGAGKTTSFYMIVGLIKPNEGRIFLDDEDITGDAMYRRAQKGIGYLAQEASVFRKLTVEDNIKAVLEMGNMDKVRQQEKLESLIDEFSLHKVRRNRGDLLSGGERRRTEIARALAAEPNFILLDEPFAGVDPIAVEEIQSMVAKLKHRNIGILITDHNVQETLSITDRAYLLFEGKILESGVPEVLAANEMVRKVYLGANFVLKRKTFAP; encoded by the coding sequence ATGATCCTACGTGCAGAGCACCTTTTAAAAAAATATAAACAGCGCACTGTTGTAAACGATGTGTCTTTCGATGTAGCGCAGGGCGAAATTGTTGGTCTGCTGGGCCCTAATGGAGCCGGTAAAACCACCTCTTTTTACATGATCGTGGGCTTGATAAAACCTAACGAGGGCCGCATTTTTTTAGACGACGAAGATATTACCGGCGATGCCATGTACCGACGCGCGCAAAAAGGCATTGGCTACCTGGCGCAGGAAGCATCTGTTTTTAGAAAACTCACGGTAGAAGATAATATAAAAGCCGTGTTGGAGATGGGCAACATGGACAAGGTGCGCCAGCAGGAGAAACTGGAGTCACTGATAGACGAGTTTAGCCTGCACAAGGTGCGCCGCAACCGTGGCGACCTGTTATCCGGTGGCGAACGCCGCCGCACCGAGATTGCCCGCGCTTTGGCGGCCGAGCCCAATTTCATCCTGCTTGATGAACCTTTTGCCGGCGTAGACCCTATCGCTGTTGAAGAAATTCAAAGCATGGTTGCTAAATTAAAGCACCGCAACATTGGTATCTTAATTACAGACCACAACGTACAGGAAACCTTGTCGATCACGGACAGGGCGTACTTGCTTTTTGAAGGTAAGATACTGGAATCTGGTGTACCCGAGGTGCTTGCAGCAAATGAGATGGTGCGTAAAGTTTACCTGGGCGCCAACTTTGTGCTAAAAAGAAAAACCTTTGCACCTTAA
- the gcvP gene encoding aminomethyl-transferring glycine dehydrogenase, with protein sequence MSININYQEKFQGRHIAPNEADTAKMLKAVGASSLDDLIDQTIPAKIRLKKPLNLPAAKSEFDYLNTLKQTASKNRVFKSYIGQGYYDVIVPGVIQRNILENPGWYTQYTPYQAEIAQGRLQALLNFQTMVISLTGMEIANASLLDEGTAAAEAMFMQYSLRKNQKANVFFVSEEVFPQTIDILKTRSEPYGIKLQVGDHRTVELTEDMFGAIVQYPAGDGVVYDYKDFAAAAHSKNIKLTVVADLMSLVLLTPPGEWGADIVVGTSQRFGVPMGFGGPHAAFFATKEEYKRSIPGRIIGVTIDSAGDYALRMALQTREQHIRRDKATSNICTAQALLAIMAGMYAVYHGPQGVKLIAERIHGLSVLLAKSLNALGYQQLNDAYFDTLKFDLGDLAGPIHSEALNNEVNLHYKGSVVTISLDETTSVKDVETIVRFFAKVKGKTLNDAGFESLQANIDTIIPAGLQRTSEYLDHPVFNSHHSEHEMLRYVKSLEAKDLSLCHSMIALGSCTMKLNATTEMVPVTWAEFSKMHPFAPADQVGGYMQLFSELNDWLSEITGFAAMSLQPNAGAQGEYAGLMVIRAYHHNRGDTQRNIALIPSSAHGTNPASAAMAGMKIVVVKCDENGNIDVADLKARAEQYKDELSCLMVTYPSTHGVFEESIIEICEIIHQNGGQVYMDGANMNAQVGLTSPANIGADVCHLNLHKTFCIPHGGGGPGMGPIGVAAHLVPYLPGHAVVDIDKGKSIPAVSAAPWGSASILIISHAYIAMMGGDGLTNATRYAILNANYIKSRLEQHYPVLYTGSHGRCAHEMILDCRAFKNFGIEVTDIAKRLMDYGFHAPTVSFPVAGTVMVEPTESEPKHELDRFCDAMIAIRHEIDDVQKEVSDKTDNPLKNAPHTAAVITANEWEHPYTRQKAAFPLPYVAQYKFWPSVGRVNDTYGDRTLICSCPPLTDYEFEESEVTTPEYGT encoded by the coding sequence ATGAGTATTAACATCAATTATCAGGAAAAATTTCAGGGCAGGCATATTGCGCCAAACGAGGCTGACACCGCCAAAATGTTAAAAGCCGTTGGTGCAAGCTCGCTTGACGACCTGATAGATCAGACCATACCTGCAAAGATCAGGCTTAAAAAGCCATTGAATTTGCCTGCTGCTAAAAGCGAGTTCGATTACCTGAACACACTTAAACAAACCGCGTCGAAAAACCGGGTGTTCAAGAGCTACATAGGCCAGGGGTATTATGATGTAATAGTTCCGGGTGTTATCCAGCGAAACATCTTGGAAAACCCGGGATGGTATACGCAGTACACCCCTTATCAGGCCGAGATAGCCCAGGGCCGTTTACAGGCATTGTTGAATTTCCAGACAATGGTGATCAGCCTTACGGGAATGGAAATAGCCAATGCGTCTTTACTGGACGAAGGCACTGCCGCCGCCGAGGCCATGTTTATGCAGTACAGCTTGCGTAAAAATCAAAAAGCGAATGTGTTCTTTGTTTCCGAAGAAGTTTTCCCGCAAACTATAGACATCCTTAAAACCCGTTCAGAACCCTATGGCATCAAACTGCAGGTGGGCGACCACCGTACGGTTGAACTGACCGAGGATATGTTCGGTGCTATTGTACAATATCCGGCAGGTGATGGCGTAGTATATGACTATAAAGATTTTGCCGCTGCCGCTCATAGTAAAAACATCAAGTTAACTGTTGTTGCCGACCTGATGAGCCTGGTGCTGTTAACGCCTCCGGGCGAATGGGGTGCCGATATCGTGGTTGGTACTTCACAGCGTTTTGGAGTGCCAATGGGCTTTGGTGGCCCGCATGCCGCGTTTTTTGCTACTAAAGAAGAATATAAGAGGTCGATACCGGGCCGTATCATTGGCGTAACCATTGATAGCGCCGGCGACTATGCTTTGCGCATGGCTTTACAAACCCGCGAGCAGCACATCCGCCGCGATAAAGCAACTTCAAACATTTGTACCGCACAGGCCTTGCTGGCTATCATGGCCGGCATGTACGCGGTTTACCACGGTCCGCAGGGTGTAAAATTGATCGCCGAACGTATACATGGTTTATCTGTTTTGCTGGCCAAATCGCTAAACGCGCTAGGCTATCAGCAGTTAAATGATGCCTATTTTGATACATTAAAGTTTGACCTGGGCGATCTGGCAGGTCCTATCCACAGTGAGGCATTGAACAATGAGGTGAACCTGCATTACAAAGGTTCTGTAGTCACCATCTCATTGGACGAGACCACCAGCGTAAAGGACGTTGAGACCATAGTGCGCTTCTTTGCCAAAGTTAAAGGTAAAACCCTTAATGATGCCGGTTTTGAAAGCCTGCAGGCTAATATTGATACCATTATCCCTGCCGGCTTGCAGCGTACAAGCGAATATCTTGATCACCCGGTATTCAATTCGCATCACTCAGAGCATGAGATGCTGCGTTATGTCAAATCGTTAGAAGCTAAAGACCTTTCGCTTTGCCACTCTATGATAGCATTAGGTTCTTGTACCATGAAACTGAACGCCACAACAGAGATGGTGCCGGTTACCTGGGCAGAGTTTAGCAAGATGCACCCCTTTGCGCCGGCCGACCAGGTTGGAGGTTATATGCAACTGTTTAGCGAGTTGAATGACTGGCTGAGCGAGATCACGGGCTTCGCCGCCATGAGCTTGCAGCCAAATGCCGGCGCTCAGGGCGAATACGCAGGCTTAATGGTTATCCGCGCCTACCACCACAACCGTGGCGATACCCAACGTAACATTGCCTTGATCCCGTCTTCGGCGCATGGTACCAACCCTGCTTCGGCGGCAATGGCCGGGATGAAGATCGTTGTTGTAAAATGTGACGAGAATGGCAACATTGACGTTGCCGATCTTAAAGCCCGCGCCGAGCAATACAAAGACGAGCTGTCTTGCCTCATGGTGACCTACCCGTCAACCCATGGTGTGTTCGAAGAGTCTATCATAGAAATATGCGAGATCATTCACCAAAACGGCGGACAGGTTTATATGGACGGTGCTAATATGAACGCGCAGGTTGGCTTAACCAGCCCGGCAAATATTGGTGCCGACGTTTGCCACCTTAACCTGCACAAAACGTTCTGCATACCTCACGGCGGCGGTGGCCCAGGCATGGGTCCAATCGGCGTAGCAGCGCACCTCGTGCCTTACCTGCCCGGCCATGCCGTGGTAGATATTGACAAAGGCAAATCCATCCCGGCTGTATCCGCAGCGCCATGGGGATCTGCATCTATATTGATAATCTCGCACGCCTACATCGCCATGATGGGCGGTGACGGTCTTACTAACGCTACACGTTACGCCATCTTAAACGCTAACTATATCAAGTCGCGTTTAGAGCAGCACTACCCTGTATTGTACACCGGCTCGCATGGCCGTTGCGCTCATGAGATGATCCTGGATTGCCGCGCGTTTAAAAACTTTGGCATAGAGGTTACCGATATTGCTAAACGTTTGATGGACTACGGCTTCCACGCGCCTACGGTGTCCTTCCCGGTTGCAGGGACTGTGATGGTTGAGCCGACCGAATCTGAACCTAAGCACGAGTTGGATCGTTTCTGCGACGCGATGATCGCGATCCGTCATGAGATAGATGACGTTCAGAAAGAAGTGTCAGATAAAACCGATAACCCGTTGAAGAATGCACCACATACAGCTGCTGTAATTACGGCAAATGAATGGGAGCATCCTTATACCCGCCAGAAAGCCGCCTTCCCGCTGCCTTATGTGGCGCAGTATAAATTCTGGCCGTCTGTAGGCAGGGTAAATGACACTTACGGCGACCGTACATTGATCTGCTCTTGCCCGCCGTTGACAGATTACGAATTTGAAGAAAGCGAAGTTACCACGCCAGAATACGGCACCTGA
- a CDS encoding pyridoxine 5'-phosphate synthase, which produces MTRLSVNVNKIATLRNSRGGNNPDLLKVARDCEAFGAQGITVHPRPDERHIRYADVYALKDIVTTEFNIEGNCQEQKFVDLVLNIKPHQVTLVPDALGQLTSNHGWDTIANKVYLTETVKKFKDQGIRVSLFVDPQTEMVEAAAETGTDRIELYTEGYATKYTEGKEASIADYVKAAQTAQKVNLGLNAGHDLDLNNLAYFAENIPGLLEVSIGHALISDALYFGLETTIQMYLARLSGIKTAEEIPAEGEV; this is translated from the coding sequence ATGACTCGCCTTTCTGTAAATGTAAACAAGATCGCCACGCTTAGAAATTCACGTGGCGGAAATAACCCCGATCTTTTAAAAGTTGCCCGCGATTGCGAAGCCTTTGGTGCGCAAGGTATAACAGTTCACCCCCGCCCCGATGAACGCCACATTCGCTATGCCGACGTTTATGCGCTTAAAGATATTGTAACTACAGAATTTAATATAGAGGGCAATTGCCAGGAACAGAAATTTGTAGACCTGGTGCTCAATATAAAACCGCATCAGGTAACATTGGTGCCAGATGCGCTTGGCCAGCTAACATCAAACCATGGCTGGGACACGATAGCCAATAAAGTGTATCTGACAGAAACCGTAAAGAAATTTAAAGATCAGGGAATCCGGGTTTCGCTGTTTGTTGACCCGCAAACAGAAATGGTAGAAGCTGCCGCCGAAACGGGTACCGATCGCATTGAACTGTACACAGAGGGGTATGCTACCAAATACACCGAGGGCAAAGAGGCATCCATTGCTGATTATGTTAAGGCGGCGCAAACGGCACAGAAAGTAAACCTTGGGCTTAACGCCGGCCACGACCTGGATTTAAACAACCTTGCGTACTTTGCAGAAAACATACCCGGTTTGCTGGAAGTAAGCATAGGCCATGCTTTGATAAGCGATGCCCTATATTTTGGGTTAGAAACTACCATTCAAATGTATCTTGCGCGCTTGTCGGGCATTAAAACTGCAGAAGAAATACCCGCCGAAGGCGAAGTGTAA
- a CDS encoding response regulator: MNNEQRPVNIMLVDDDEINNFISVKLIKKAVVSSEISSALNGKLAIDKLVELKNQGQQLPDYILLDINMPVMNGWEFLDEYKALDIDPESKTKIFIISSSVFSNDINKAKSYALVKDFVSKPLNIDKIKELFVKEEQA, from the coding sequence ATGAATAATGAGCAGCGGCCTGTGAATATTATGCTAGTTGACGACGACGAGATCAACAACTTTATTTCGGTGAAGCTGATCAAAAAAGCGGTTGTCAGCAGTGAGATCAGTTCGGCCCTTAATGGCAAACTGGCCATAGATAAATTGGTAGAACTTAAAAATCAGGGCCAGCAGCTTCCTGACTATATCCTTTTGGATATAAATATGCCTGTGATGAATGGCTGGGAGTTTTTAGACGAGTATAAAGCGTTGGATATCGACCCGGAATCGAAGACCAAAATATTTATCATTTCATCTTCGGTGTTTAGCAACGATATTAACAAAGCAAAATCTTATGCGCTGGTAAAAGATTTCGTATCGAAGCCACTCAACATAGATAAGATCAAAGAGCTTTTTGTAAAAGAAGAGCAGGCTTAA
- a CDS encoding GH3 auxin-responsive promoter family protein: protein MTVLNSVFNWLMKKRIHQIELFKKYPNEVQEEWFEKLISAAEHTEWGKKYHYKSIEHLHQFKERVPIQTYDTLKPYIERMLKGEQQILWPSEIKWFAKSSGTTNDRSKFIPVSEESLEECHFKGGKDVFTLYCNHHPDSRVSTGKILTLGGSHQISQMNADTFFGDLSAVIMKNLPLWAEFYRIPKLDIALIENFEEKIEKMARATIGANVTGISGVPTWNIILFKRILEITGKKNLLEVWPNLELYFHGAVNFTPYFEQFRQLIPKENMFYMETYNATEGFFGIQDLEEHGEMLLMLDYGIFYEFLPMEHLGEEHPVTLTLDEVELHKNYALIISTNSGLWRYMIGDTVRFTSLAPYRIQITGRTKHYINAFGEEVIVDNADRAIDEACRQTGAVISEYTAGPIYFSDNKSGGHEWIIEFERQPAEFERFVDLLDQTLRKLNSDYDAKRFKDLALHRPLIHKAPQGTFLKWMKLRGKLGGQHKVPRLANNREYLESILEQIGDEVQLRRA, encoded by the coding sequence ATGACCGTACTCAACTCCGTTTTTAACTGGTTGATGAAGAAACGCATTCACCAGATAGAGCTGTTCAAAAAATACCCTAATGAGGTACAGGAAGAGTGGTTTGAAAAGCTGATCTCGGCAGCAGAGCATACAGAGTGGGGAAAAAAATATCATTACAAAAGTATCGAACACCTGCACCAGTTTAAAGAGCGTGTTCCCATACAAACCTACGACACCTTAAAGCCCTATATAGAGCGCATGCTCAAAGGCGAGCAGCAAATTCTGTGGCCGTCGGAAATTAAATGGTTTGCCAAATCATCAGGTACTACTAATGATCGTAGTAAGTTTATTCCGGTAAGTGAAGAGTCGCTCGAAGAGTGCCATTTTAAGGGCGGGAAGGATGTATTCACGTTGTATTGCAACCATCACCCCGACAGCAGGGTGTCTACCGGTAAGATATTAACCCTGGGCGGCAGCCACCAGATCAGTCAGATGAATGCCGACACATTTTTTGGCGATCTGTCTGCCGTGATCATGAAAAACCTGCCACTCTGGGCAGAATTTTATCGCATCCCGAAATTGGACATCGCGCTTATTGAAAACTTTGAGGAGAAGATAGAAAAGATGGCCCGGGCTACCATAGGCGCTAATGTTACGGGTATAAGTGGCGTGCCTACCTGGAACATTATTCTCTTTAAACGCATACTGGAAATAACCGGCAAAAAGAACCTGTTAGAAGTATGGCCTAATTTAGAATTGTACTTTCATGGGGCGGTAAATTTTACCCCTTATTTTGAGCAGTTCAGGCAGCTGATCCCCAAGGAAAACATGTTTTACATGGAAACCTACAACGCGACTGAAGGCTTTTTTGGTATACAGGACCTTGAAGAGCACGGTGAGATGCTATTGATGCTGGATTATGGCATTTTCTATGAGTTTTTGCCTATGGAACATCTTGGCGAAGAGCATCCTGTAACGCTGACGCTCGATGAAGTAGAACTTCATAAAAACTACGCGTTGATCATCAGCACCAACTCCGGGTTATGGCGATATATGATAGGCGATACCGTACGGTTTACATCACTAGCGCCGTACAGGATACAAATAACCGGGCGTACCAAGCATTATATCAACGCTTTTGGTGAGGAAGTAATTGTTGATAATGCTGACCGTGCAATAGATGAAGCCTGTCGCCAAACGGGGGCTGTAATTTCTGAATACACTGCCGGGCCCATTTATTTTTCTGACAATAAGTCGGGAGGGCATGAGTGGATCATCGAGTTTGAGCGGCAGCCTGCAGAGTTTGAGCGCTTTGTTGACTTGCTCGACCAAACACTGCGCAAACTCAATTCGGATTATGATGCCAAGCGTTTTAAAGATCTGGCGCTGCATCGCCCGTTGATACACAAAGCGCCGCAGGGCACGTTTTTAAAATGGATGAAACTGCGCGGCAAATTAGGCGGTCAGCACAAGGTGCCCCGTTTGGCCAACAACCGCGAATATTTAGAAAGTATTCTGGAGCAGATTGGTGATGAGGTGCAATTGAGGAGGGCATGA